The Argopecten irradians isolate NY chromosome 16, Ai_NY, whole genome shotgun sequence genome window below encodes:
- the LOC138310802 gene encoding microspherule protein 1-like isoform X1 → METEELDQEKTHGLPEDLGMQPLASPSTSPRIGLLPFNSPGTMVTPRPSRSVASRVTQMEVQQRRSSSRSIKRKKFDDEVVESSLIKTERGRMKLPPPPPPPYVEKEKPEPVEKEIPVAPPPEKKKVIVTPHPEKKKVKISSKSHSSSSSSSKRAKRQKPPTPASTKDLGRWKPQDDLALITAIQQVCQKRR, encoded by the exons ATGGAGACGGAAG AACTAGACCAAGAGAAAACACATGGGTTACCAGAGGATCTTGGTATGCAACCACTGGCCTCCCCTAGTACTAGTCCTAGGATTGGACTTTTACCATTTAACAGTCCTGGAACCATGGTAACGCCCAGACCAAGCAGGTCAGTTGCCTCTCGCGTCACTCAGATGGAGGTTCAGCAGCGAAGAAGTTCATCTAGGTCCATCAAACGGAAGAAGTTTGATGACGAAGTGGTTGAGAGCAGTCTTATAAAAACAGAGCGAGGTCGCATGAAGCTCCCGCCTCCTCCACCACCACCGTATGTGGAGAAAGAGAAACCAGAGCCTGTCGAAAAGGAAATACCAGTGGCACCACCACCAGAGAAGAAAAAGGTTATAGTAACACCACATCCAGAGAAAAAGAAAGTTAAAATT tcaTCAAAGTCTCAttcttcttcatcatcatcatccaaaCGAGCAAAACGTCAAAAG CCGCCCACTCCAGCTTCCACAAAAGATTTGGGTCGTTGGAAACCTCAAGATGACCTTGCCCTTATAACAGCCATACAACAGGTATGTCAAAAGCGCAGATGA
- the LOC138310802 gene encoding microspherule protein 1-like isoform X2, producing the protein MQPLASPSTSPRIGLLPFNSPGTMVTPRPSRSVASRVTQMEVQQRRSSSRSIKRKKFDDEVVESSLIKTERGRMKLPPPPPPPYVEKEKPEPVEKEIPVAPPPEKKKVIVTPHPEKKKVKISSKSHSSSSSSSKRAKRQKPPTPASTKDLGRWKPQDDLALITAIQQVCQKRR; encoded by the exons ATGCAACCACTGGCCTCCCCTAGTACTAGTCCTAGGATTGGACTTTTACCATTTAACAGTCCTGGAACCATGGTAACGCCCAGACCAAGCAGGTCAGTTGCCTCTCGCGTCACTCAGATGGAGGTTCAGCAGCGAAGAAGTTCATCTAGGTCCATCAAACGGAAGAAGTTTGATGACGAAGTGGTTGAGAGCAGTCTTATAAAAACAGAGCGAGGTCGCATGAAGCTCCCGCCTCCTCCACCACCACCGTATGTGGAGAAAGAGAAACCAGAGCCTGTCGAAAAGGAAATACCAGTGGCACCACCACCAGAGAAGAAAAAGGTTATAGTAACACCACATCCAGAGAAAAAGAAAGTTAAAATT tcaTCAAAGTCTCAttcttcttcatcatcatcatccaaaCGAGCAAAACGTCAAAAG CCGCCCACTCCAGCTTCCACAAAAGATTTGGGTCGTTGGAAACCTCAAGATGACCTTGCCCTTATAACAGCCATACAACAGGTATGTCAAAAGCGCAGATGA